A window from Musa acuminata AAA Group cultivar baxijiao chromosome BXJ3-10, Cavendish_Baxijiao_AAA, whole genome shotgun sequence encodes these proteins:
- the LOC135651827 gene encoding histone H4: protein MSGRGKGGKGLGKGGAKRHRKVLRDNIQGITKPAIRRLARRGGVKRISGLIYEETRGVLKIFLENVIRDAVTYTEHARRKTVTAMDVVYALKRQGRTLYGFGG, encoded by the coding sequence ATGTCGGGGCGGGGTAAGGGAGGAAAGGGGTTGGGGAAAGGCGGCGCGAAGCGGCACCGCAAGGTCCTTCGCGACAACATCCAGGGGATCACCAAGCCGGCCATCCGCCGCCTGGCGAGGAGGGGTGGCGTCAAGCGTATCTCCGGCCTCATCTACGAGGAGACCCGCGGCGTGCTCAAGATCTTCCTCGAGAACGTCATCCGCGACGCAGTCACCTACACCGAGCACGCCCGCCGCAAGACGGTCACCGCCATGGACGTCGTCTATGCCCTCAAGCGCCAGGGCCGCACCCTCTACGGCTTCGGCGGCTAG
- the LOC135651826 gene encoding uncharacterized protein LOC135651826 — MDVETLNEVIDFKELRRVLSPPESKHDEQLAWKTRDGENEASFGLFYLLFHVQYHVYSNCFQLSTMEKISFPAISVTRAAAGAFVLLLTVSLIAVIFLVVYPNDLRLQSIVTGGCEPRPLRAPRFVGAVASPSPPSPDLRVLLGVLTVPDAYERRSLVRRAYLLQQPSLIGKALVDVRFVLCNLTKEEQRVLVAMEIMLYGDIMILNCTENVNDGKTYNYFSSLPRTLGGADDRRPYDYVIKTDDDTYYRLGNLAETLRTLPREDLYLGLRVPCHRTEEGFMSGMGYLLSWDLVEWISTSELARRKMMGPEDIMVGVWMNEAGRGRNRIDTNPRMYDYPEGPDNCFRHAFIPDTIAVHKLKDNMKWAKTLQYFNVTHNLETSDLSPY; from the exons ATGGACGTGGAAACCTTGAACGAGGTCATTGATTTCAAGGAACTCAGGCGAGTTCTCTCTCCTCCCGAGTCAAAGCATGATGAAC AGTTAGCGTGGAAGACAAGAGACGGAGAAAACGAAGCTTCCTTTGGCCTTTTCTACCTACTCTTTCATGTCCAGTATCACGTATACTCTAATTGCTTCCAGCTCTCGACCATGGAGAAGATCTCCTTCCCTGCGATTTCCGTCACCAGAGCAGCCGCCGGCGCCTTCGTCCTCCTCCTTACAGTCTCGCTGATAGCTGTCATCTTCCTGGTCGTCTACCCTAATGATCTACGGCTCCAGTCCATCGTGACGGGCGGGTGCGAACCCAGACCTCTGCGTGCCCCCAGGTTCGTCGGCGCCGTGGCCTCGCCCTCCCCCCCGAGTCCCGACCTCCGGGTTCTTCTCGGAGTCCTCACCGTTCCCGACGCCTACGAGCGTCGCAGCCTCGTCCGCCGCGCTTACCTCCTCCAGCAGCCCAGCCTCATCGGCAAAGCCCTCGTCGACGTGCGCTTCGTCCTCTGCAACCTCACCAAGGAGGAGCAGCGGGTGCTGGTGGCCATGGAGATCATGCTCTACGGCGACATCATGATCCTCAACTGCACCGAGAACGTGAACGACGGCAAGACATACAACTACTTCTCCAGCCTGCCGAGGACTCTCGGCGGCGCCGACGACCGGCGGCCTTACGACTACGTCATCAAGACTGACGACGACACATACTACCGGCTGGGCAACCTGGCCGAGACGCTGAGAACGCTGCCGAGGGAGGACCTCTACCTGGGGCTCCGCGTCCCCTGCCACAGAACAGAGGAAGGATTCATGTCAGGGATGGGCTACCTGCTGTCATGGGACCTGGTGGAGTGGATCTCGACGTCGGAGCTGGCGAGGAGGAAGATGATGGGGCCGGAGGACATCATGGTGGGGGTGTGGATGAACGAGGCAGGTCGAGGGCGGAACAGAATCGACACGAACCCAAGGATGTACGACTACCCGGAGGGGCCGGACAATTGCTTCCGCCATGCCTTCATCCCCGACACCATCGCCGTCCACAAGCTGAAGGACAACATGAAGTGGGCGAAGACGCTGCAGTACTTCAACGTGACACACAATCTCGAGACTTCAGATCTCTCACCATATTGA
- the LOC135651462 gene encoding uncharacterized protein LOC135651462: MEKLHLPAPRIPLSNASTAAFVILSMLLTAFVFLAVYPNEFQLQSLVAGGCEPRRLRSTNFLDPVALPAPDPQLRILIGVLTVPDSYQRRHLLRDAYFLQPNLTVNARIDILFVLCGLTTEEQRVLVAIEILRHGDIMILDCEENMNEGKTYTYFSNLPGVFNGSTGGEPAYDYVLKADDDTYIRLDALAKTLDGMPREDLYMGLFIPCKNITDRMGWMTGMAYALSWDLVEWIARSEIPRNHKTLPPHGEDVVLASWLRDASLGKNRFDMNPRMYDYYEEPTPCWSHDFIPDTIAVHKLKNDTKWAKTLDYFNLTVGLRPSNLYNIYQLKQ; the protein is encoded by the coding sequence ATGGAGAAGCTTCACCTCCCTGCGCCGAGGATTCCCCTCTCGAATGCATCCACCGCAGCCTTCGTCATCCTCTCGATGCTGCTCACAGCTTTCGTCTTCCTCGCCGTCTACCCCAACGAGTTCCAGCTCCAGTCCCTCGTCGCGGGCGGATGCGAGCCCCGGCGCCTGCGCTCCACCAACTTCCTCGATCCCGTGGCCTTGCCGGCCCCGGATCCCCAGCTGCGGATCCTCATCGGCGTCCTCACCGTCCCGGACTCCTACCAGCGCCGCCACCTCCTCCGCGATGCCTACTTCCTCCAGCCCAACCTCACCGTCAATGCCCGCATCGACATCCTCTTCGTCCTCTGCGGCCTTACCACAGAGGAGCAGCGAGTCCTGGTGGCCATCGAGATCCTGCGCCACGGCGACATCATGATCCTCGACTGCGAGGAGAACATGAACGAGGGCAAGACCTACACGTACTTCTCCAACCTCCCGGGGGTCTTCAACGGCAGCACCGGCGGCGAGCCGGCTTACGACTACGTGCTGAAGGCGGACGACGATACCTACATACGGCTGGATGCGTTGGCGAAGACGTTGGACGGGATGCCGAGGGAGGATCTGTACATGGGGTTGTTCATCCCGTGCAAGAACATCACGGATCGGATGGGATGGATGACGGGGATGGCGTACGCGCTGTCGTGGGACTTGGTGGAGTGGATCGCAAGGTCGGAGATCCCGCGGAACCACAAGACCCTTCCGCCGCACGGCGAGGACGTGGTACTGGCGAGCTGGCTGAGGGATGCATCCCTGGGGAAGAACAGGTTCGACATGAACCCCAGGATGTACGATTACTACGAAGAGCCGACGCCATGTTGGAGTCACGACTTCATCCCGGACACCATTGCGGTGCACAAGCTGAAGAACGACACCAAGTGGGCGAAGACTTTGGATTACTTCAACCTCACCGTGGGGTTGAGACCTTCCAACCTCTACAATATTTATCAATTGAAGCAATAA
- the LOC135651323 gene encoding beta-1,3-galactosyltransferase pvg3-like yields MKKHHFPAPEISFILPKASTAAFVLLPISLIAVIFLVVQPDESWLQSLVPGGCEPRRSDLADPAAAAPLEPELRIFVGILTKPETYERRHLLRNAYALQPSVSINARVDVRFVLCNLTKEEQRVLVALEILRYDDIVILDCAENLNDGKTFTYFSSMPKLFNGTGGGKPPYDYVLKADDDSYIRVDALAQTLKEMPRDDLYMGFYIPCKNISDPDGWMTGMAYALSWDLVEWILESEIPRNNKVHHPLGEDVVLAYWLRDGNRGKNRVDVNPRMYDIYYDNGPCYSRPFIPDTIVVHRLKDNPRWAATLAYFNVTQGLKPSKLYHIH; encoded by the coding sequence ATGAAGAAACATCACTTCCCTGCGCCGGAGATCTCTTTCATCCTCCCTAAGGCGTCCACCGCCGCCTTCGTCCTCCTGCCGATATCGCTGATCGCGGTCATCTTCCTCGTCGTCCAGCCCGACGAGTCGTGGCTGCAGTCGCTGGTCCCGGGCGGTTGCGAGCCGCGGCGCTCCGACCTGGCTGACCCCGCCGCCGCGGCGCCGCTCGAGCCGGAGCTGCGCATCTTCGTCGGGATCCTTACCAAGCCGGAGACGTACGAGCGGCGGCACCTGCTCCGCAACGCGTACGCGCTGCAGCCGAGCGTGAGCATCAACGCCCGCGTCGACGTCCGCTTCGTGCTGTGCAACCTGACCAAGGAGGAGCAGCGGGTGCTGGTGGCGCTGGAGATCCTGCGCTACGACGACATCGTGATCCTCGACTGCGCCGAGAACCTGAACGACGGCAAGACCTTCACCTACTTCTCCAGCATGCCGAAGCTGTTCAACGGCACCGGGGGAGGGAAGCCGCCCTACGACTACGTGCTGAAGGCGGACGACGACTCGTACATAAGGGTGGACGCGCTGGCGCAGACGCTCAAGGAGATGCCGAGGGACGACCTGTACATGGGTTTCTACATCCCCTGCAAGAACATCTCGGATCCGGACGGGTGGATGACGGGGATGGCGTACGCGCTGTCGTGGGATCTGGTGGAGTGGATCTTGGAGTCGGAGATCCCCAGGAACAACAAGGTGCACCACCCGCTGGGGGAGGACGTGGTGCTCGCCTACTGGCTCAGGGACGGCAACCGGGGGAAGAACCGGGTGGACGTGAACCCCCGGATGTACGACATCTACTACGACAATGGCCCCTGCTACAGTCGCCCCTTCATCCCCGACACCATCGTGGTGCACCGCCTCAAGGACAACCCCCGGTGGGCGGCGACGCTGGCTTACTTCAACGTCACACAGGGCCTCAAGCCCTCCAAGCTCTACCACATCCATTGA
- the LOC135651322 gene encoding two-component response regulator ARR10-like — protein sequence MAECGAESSWKNEFLLGMRVLAVDDDRVCLRLLETQLKECGYQVTATQHALTALELLRENKDNYDIVISDVQMPDMDGFKLLEIIGLEMDLPVIMLSVKSETSYVMKGVLHGAVDYLVKPVRLEDLKLIWKHVIKKSLLVKKESNDPSNTHIQKQTADNDRYSITTGKSMDKIKEKEDSAHENSDGEPSKQKRQRVSWSADLHTHFVKAVNHLGLDRAVPKKILDLMNVKGLTRENIASHLQKYRKTLKRNGIGLQQQHCGGPHPHGFGVNSPGSVILSFNPQFHAKLNFLEEHGLNEYQKDSMMISSGPSWYTNSSAAPSPFQHFASFPQAGRFKMEQDGYSSNSMGTERAYPLSGFKNLTYQSLRPTLDQVECSMKNFHQNSLIVGGISCPDSSSQLHHPPNENSFETLLENNNAGLDASAKLNPVMPSLDMSAQSSRDMLDMQIYDGDTFEDTFQSDFAKHQPEDSSIESLFCLDKCNSMDDLNTVLKQFQQQ from the exons ATGGCGGAGTGCGGAGCTGAATCTTCCTGGAAGAACGAGTTCCTGTTGGGGATGCGGGTGCTGGCCGTGGATGACGACAGGGTGTGCCTCCGGCTGCTCGAGACCCAACTCAAGGAGTGCGGATACCAAG TTACTGCAACACAACATGCATTGACAGCTTTAGAACTTCTAAGAGAGAACAAAGACAATTATGATATTGTGATAAGTGATGTTCAAATGCCCGATATGGATGGCTTTAAGCTTTTAGAGATCATCGGTCTTGAGATGGACTTGCCTGTCATCA TGTTATCTGTGAAGAGTGAAACCAGTTACGTGATGAAAGGTGTACTGCATGGGGCTGTTGACTACTTGGTGAAACCTGTTAGGCTTGAGGATCTCAAGCTCATATGGAAGCATGTAATCAAGAAATCACTGCTCGTTAAGAAAGAGAGCAATGACCCTAGCAACACTCATATTCAGAAACAGACGGCAGATAATGATCGGTACTCAATAACAACAGGAAAATCCATGGATAAaataaaggaaaaagaagattCTGCTCATGAAAACTCAGATGGTGAACCATCAAAACAGAAAAGGCAAAGGGTTTCTTGGTCTGCAGATTTGCATACTCACTTCGTCAAGGCTGTCAATCATCTTGGCTTAGATA GGGCAGTACCAAAAAAGATACTTGACCTCATGAATGTTAAAGGACTTACTCGAGAAAACATTGCGAGTCATTTACAG AAATATAGAAAGACACTTAAGAGGAATGGAATAGGATTGCAACAACAACATTGTGGTGGTCCTCATCCACATGGTTTTGGTGTGAATTCTCCAGGTTCTGTTATCTTGTCTTTTAATCCACAATTTCATGCTAAACTAAATTTTCTTGAAGAACATGGATTGAATGAGTATCAAAAAGATAGTATGATGATCTCATCAGGCCCCTCCTGGTATACCAACAGCAGTGCGGCCCCTTCACCATTCCAGCATTTTGCATCATTTCCTCAAGCAGGTCGTTTCAAAATGGAACAAGATGGGTATTCATCAAATTCTATGGGAACCGAAAGAGCATATCCTCTCTCAGGATTTAAAAACTTGACCTATCAATCTCTGAGACCAACATTAGATCAAGTTGAGTGCTCCATGAAGAATTTTCACCAAAATTCCTTGATTGTTGGTGGAATTTCTTGTCCAGATTCATCTTCCCAATTGCATCATCCACCAAATGAAAATTCTTTTGAAACATTGCTTGAGAATAACAATGCAGGACTTGATGCCTCAGCCAAGCTGAATCCAGTTATGCCTA GTCTAGATATGTCAGCCCAAAGCAGCAGAGATATGTTGGACATGCAGATATATGATGGAGACACGTTTGAAGATACTTTCCAATCAGACTTCGCAAAGCATCAACCTGAGGATTCTTCAATCGAATCACTATTTTGCCTTGACAAATGCAATTCTATGGATGACCTTAATACAGTCCTCAAGCAG TTTCAGCAGCAGTAG
- the LOC135651048 gene encoding anthocyanidin 3-O-glucosyltransferase 7-like, giving the protein MTAVHRSPAQPHVAFVAFPFGTHAAPLFALARAIAAAAPGAALSFLSTARSLASLPQARGLGNIRLVPIADGTPESSAEPPPASEQAKIGMFLAAMPGSLRAGMDDAVAGAGGAAVSCVVSDAFLWMAGEVAEAAGAPWVPLYTGGPASLSAHFHTDLLRDTIGVGERAIARSKEQLHFIPGLSAHRVCDLPEGIVFGPLDSPFSCLLHRMGQSVAKAAAVLVNTFEGLDRTIDAEFSASFSKYLHIGPLHLLVPPAGPTPDTHHCLPWLDRHAPATVAYVSFGSVMTPQPAELAALAEGLEASGAAFLWSLKDHARELLPPGFLDRTKERGLVVSWAPQLDVLRHAAVGAFVTHCGWNSVLEAMTAGVPMVCHPFFGDQRMNARSVSLVWKIGVEFEGGAITKEGVSRALGTVLKGEEGKRMKAMACELKAMTTRAVQPQGSSSVNLKRLMQFV; this is encoded by the exons ATGACCGCTGTTCACCGCTCCCCCGCCCAGCCTCACGTGGCCTTCGTCGCCTTCCCCTTCGGCACCCATGCCGCGCCGCTTTTTGCCCTCGCCCGCGCCATCGCCGCCGCGGCGCCGGGTGCCGCCTTGTCCTTCCTCAGCACCGCCCGGTCCCTCGCGTCCCTCCCCCAAGCCCGGGGGCTCGGAAACATCCGCCTCGTCCCCATCGCCGACGGAACGCCCGAATCTTCCGCGGAGCCGCCTCCGGCGAGCGAGCAGGCGAAGATCGGGATGTTCCTGGCCGCGATGCCGGGGAGCCTTCGGGCGGGGATGGACGACGCGGTGGCGGGGGCGGGCGGGGCGGCGGTGAGCTGCGTGGTGAGCGACGCCTTCCTGTGGATGGCGGGAGAGGTAGCGGAGGCGGCGGGGGCGCCTTGGGTCCCGTTGTACACGGGCGGCCCAGCGTCTCTCTCCGCCCATTTCCACACCGATCTCCTCCGCGACACCATTGGGGTTGGCGAACGAG CCATCGCCCGTAGCAAGGAGCAGCTCCACTTCATTCCCGGCCTCTCCGCGCATCGAGTCTGTGACCTCCCCGAGGGCATCGTCTTCGGCCCGCTCGACTCTCCGTTCTCCTGCCTCCTCCACCGCATGGGCCAAAGCGTCGCCAAAGCCGCCGCCGTCCTTGTCAACACTTTCGAGGGCCTTGACCGCACCATCGACGCCGAGTTCTCCGCCAGCTTCTCCAAGTACCTCCACATCGGCCCCCTCCACCTCCTCGTGCCTCCCGCCGGCCCCACGCCGGACACGCACCACTGCCTCCCCTGGCTGGACCGCCACGCGCCAGCCACCGTGGCCTACGTCAGCTTCGGCTCGGTCATGACTCCCCAGCCGGCGGAGCTGGCCGCGCTGGCCGAGGGGTTGGAGGCCAGCGGGGCGGCGTTCCTCTGGTCGCTCAAGGACCACGCGAGGGAGCTCCTGCCGCCGGGATTCTTAGACCGGACCAAGGAGAGGGGCCTCGTGGTCAGCTGGGCGCCGCAGTTGGACGTCCTGCGCCACGCGGCGGTGGGTGCGTTCGTGACTCACTGCGGCTGGAACTCGGTGTTGGAGGCCATGACGGCCGGCGTCCCCATGGTGTGCCACCCCTTCTTCGGGGACCAAAGGATGAACGCGAGGTCCGTCTCCCTCGTGTGGAAGATCGGAGTCGAATTCGAAGGCGGAGCGATAACGAAGGAAGGGGTGTCGAGGGCTTTGGGCACTGTGCTGAAGGGTGAAGAAGGGAAGCGGATGAAGGCGATGGCTTGCGAGCTGAAGGCCATGACGACGCGTGCAGTGCAGCCTCAGGGGAGTTCGTCGGTCAACCTTAAGAGACTGATGCAATTCGTTTGA
- the LOC135651049 gene encoding uncharacterized protein LOC135651049 has protein sequence MNLHDLNKVWEIKALKKPGEEEARRLLDRIAKQVQPIMRRRNWKVKLLSEFCPANPALLGLNVGGGTQVKLRLRRPNRDWDFFPFEQVLDTMLHELCHIEHGPHNAAFYKLWDELRKECEELVAKGITGTGQGFDAPGRRLGGFSNQPPVSSLRQAAVAAAAKRARVGALLPSGPKRLGGNTEIMDALSPIQAAAMAAERRMYDDIWCGSVSDEPTGAVESICGISKYPSSTEQGDSSRTSDDGVRGEDFVLRGPSNIDKVGSSSHSKCKNHESTTDCFSGGAPVAGGSTFHYPKDGGEDQAIWECSLCTLFNQPLALICKACGAQKPKAIGSKSKTWSCKFCTLENSTKQDKCTACCQWRYSYGPPVSTHGPNYGT, from the exons ATGAATCTTCACGATCTTAACAAGGTCTGGGAGATCAAAGCCCTCAAGAAGCCCGGCGAGGAAGAGGCACGCCGCCTCCTCGATCGCATCGCCAAGCAGGTCCAGCCCATCATGCGCCGGCGCAATTGGAAGGTCAAGCTCCTATCGGAGTTCTG CCCAGCCAATCCGGCTCTTTTGGGGTTAAATGTTGGGGGCGGCACCCAGGTGAAGCTTCGCCTGAGGAGGCCCAACAGGGATTGGGATTTCTTCCCCTTCGAGCAGGTCCTCGACACGATGCTCCACGAGCTCTGCCACATCGAGCACGGCCCCCACAATGCCGCTTTCTACAAACTCTGGGATGAGTTGCGCAAG GAATGTGAAGAACTGGTTGCAAAGGGAATAACTGGAACTGGGCAGGGATTTGATGCCCCTGGAAGACGCTTAGGTGGCTTCTCTAACCAACCACCAGTATCATCCCTTCGGCAGGCTGCAGTTGCTGCTGCAGCAAAACGGGCTCGTGTTGGAGCTTTGCTACCATCTGGACCTAAAAGATTAGGGGGAAACACTGAAATTATGGATGCACTTAGTCCAATACAAGCTGCTGCTATGGCTGCAGAGAGAAGGATGTATGATGATATATGGTGTGGGTCTGTGTCAGATGAACCCACTGGTGCAGTAGAAAGTATCTGCGGAATCTCTAAGTATCCTTCGTCTACAGAACAAGGTGATTCATCAAGAACTTCTGATGATGGGGTACGAGGGGAGGACTTTGTACTGAGGGGTCCTAGTAATATAGATAAGGTTGGGAGTAGCTCCCACTCTAAGTGCAAGAACCATGAGTCTACAACTGATTGCTTTTCTGGTGGGGCACCAGTAGCTGGTGGATCGACATTCCATTACCCAAAAGATGGTGGTGAAGATCAAGCAATTTGGGAATGCAGCTTATGCACTCTATTCAATCAA CCATTGGCACTAATATGCAAAGCTTGTGGAGCTCAAAAACCGAAAGCTATTGGATCTAAATCTAAGACCTGGTCATGCAAATTTTGCACCCTAGAGAACAGCACTAAGCAAGACAAGTGTACAGCCTGTTGTCAGTGGAGATATTCATATGGTCCGCCGGTATCTACCCATGGACCCAATTATGGGACTTGA
- the LOC135651050 gene encoding zinc finger protein CONSTANS-LIKE 3-like: MKREEVEEKKGGAYLSVASKPCDSCRVSAALLYCRADAAYLCRGCDARVHGANGLASRHERAWLCEVCEHVPAVVTCKADAAVLCADCDADIHSANPLARRHERIPLLPFLGPAPKPPATGRVGSGDDDETDAEAASSLLPQEGPVLRSAAEFFFSDADAYLDLDYGSSMDEMKTVVGADQPFFLAPGGEYFDLNIAGCKQEADHSLCHSVSSSEAAVVPDVSQPSAVGMPCDPAAARLDREARLMRYREKRKSRRFEKTIRYASRKAYAEARPRIKGRFAKRTEVEAEVGRIYSSAAEAVAALMADDDYGVVPSF, from the exons atgaAGAGGGAAGAGGTCGAGGAGAAGAAGGGGGGCGCGTACCTGAGCGTGGCGTCGAAACCTTGTGACTCGTGCCGCGTGTCGGCCGCCCTCCTCTACTGCCGCGCCGATGCTGCCTACCTCTGCCGCGGGTGCGACGCGCGCGTGCACGGCGCCAACGGCCTGGCCTCCCGCCACGAGCGCGCCTGGCTGTGCGAGGTCTGCGAGCATGTCCCCGCCGTCGTCACCTGCAAGGCCGACGCCGCCGTCCTATGCGCCGACTGTGACGCCGACATCCACTCCGCCAACCCCCTCGCTCGCCGCCACGAGCGCATCCCCCTGCTTCCCTTCCTCGGCCCTGCCCCCAAGCCCCCTGCCACCGGACGCGTAGGcagcggcgacgacgacgagacGGACGCCGAGGCCGCCTCATCCCTCCTCCCCCAAGAGGGCCCGGTGCTCCGATCGGCCGCGGAGTTCTTCTTCTCCGACGCTGATGCTTACCTGGATCTCGACTACGGCTCGTCGATGGACGAGATGAAGACCGTCGTGGGAGCAGACCAGCCGTTCTTCCTGGCACCCGGTGGTGAATATTTCGATCTCAATATCGCCGGATGCAAACAAGAAGCCGATCATTCCTTATGCCACAGC GTGTCGTCGTCGGAGGCAGCCGTGGTGCCGGACGTGTCGCAGCCATCGGCGGTGGGGATGCCGTGTGATCCGGCGGCAGCACGGTTGGACCGGGAGGCACGGCTGATGCGATACAGGGAGAAGCGGAAGAGCCGGAGGTTCGAGAAGACGATAAGGTACGCGTCGAGGAAGGCCTACGCGGAGGCCCGGCCAAGGATCAAGGGGCGGTTCGCGAAGCGGACGGAGGTGGAGGCGGAGGTCGGCCGGATCTACTCATCGGCGGCGGAGGCAGTGGCGGCCCTCATGGCGGATGACGACTACGGCGTTGTGCCATCATTCTGA